The DNA region TTGATTGAAAGAAAGGGATATCCATGGTAAAAAGAAAAGGAAACGGTCCGGCGGCGGAGGGCGCCAATGAAGCGGACCTGAAGCAGTTCAAAGCGGAGGTTATGCGGCGTGAAGGTTATCCTGTCGATCCGCAGCATCCGGACGACGTGAAATACGAGGTGGCCGAATCGCTTGGCGTGCCGCTAAAGGAAGGCGATAACGGGGATTTGACCTCGGAGGAGGCCGGTAAAATCGGCGGTGCCATCGGCGGCTCGATGGTCCGGGAAATGATCCGTTTGGCCAAGCAGAAGCTGAGCGATTCGCAGCGGTAAGCGTATTATGGCTGGGGCGAACTTGAAGGCATCGCCGGCGTCTCGCCCCGGTCAACATCGTGATCGATTGGAGGAAACAGGCCATGAACGAGCTCGATCGGCTGGAAGCATACTTATCGGAATGGGTGGAAACGAGCCGGCTGGAAAGCGCAAAGGGGACCGTGGCCACGTACATTCCCGAATTGTCGAAATCGCCCAAGCATCTGCTGGGGATTCATCTGATCGATGCGGGAGGAAGATCTGTAAGCGTTGGAGATGCCCAGGCTCCGTTTACGATGCAGAGCATCTCTAAGGTGTTTACGTTGATCCTTGCGTTGATGGATCATGGAGAAGAAGCGGTTTTTTCCAAGGTGGGCATGGAGCCTACGGGCGACAACTTTAATTCGATCATGAAGCTCGAGCTGGTGCAGCCGGCGATTCCGTTTAACCCGCTGATCAACGCGGGGGCGATCGTGGTGTCTTCGATGATCAAAGGCGACGGCGCGTTGAACAAATCGGCCCGCATCCTGGATTTTTTTCGCGAATTGGCCGGGAATCCCGCGCTGGATTACAATTTGGAGGTGTACCGGTCGGAGGCGGCGACGGGCCATCTGAACCGCTCGATGGCTTATTTTTTGCTCGATAAAGGGACGCTGGGTTGCGATGTGGAACAGGTGTTGGAGGTTTACTTCCGCCACTGCTCGATCGAGGTAACTTGCGCCGATTTGGCCCGTATGGCTTTGGTGCTGGCTATGGACGGCACGGACCCGATTACCGGCAAGGAGCTGGTTCCCCGGCGCTTTGTGCAGATCGCCAAAACGTTTATGGTGACTTGCGGAATGTACAACGGCTCGGGCGAATTTGCGATCGGAGCGGGATTGCCGGCCAAGAGCGGCGTATCGGGCGGGATTTTGTCCCTTGTGCCCGGGCGCTGGGGAATTGGCGTGGTAGGACCGGCGCTAAACCCGAAAGGAAACAGTATCGCGGGCGTCCATTTGCTGGAGCGGTTGTCGCGCGAGTTTAACTGGAGCATTTTTTAAGATGATAAGAATTTATGATGCGGTTCATTTCCGGTCAAAAGCTGCTTATTATCGAATAGACTCAAAAGAGATGTACGCCTGATCCATATTTTCGAGGAATTTTATAACAAATCGTGCATTTTTCTCATATCCTCTTCCATTTGAACTAGTTACTATAGAGATGTAAACAAGTTACTCAGAAGCGAATGGGAGGGGTTCATCCATGTTGAAATGGAAGCGTTTACTGGTTTCGCTGATGGCGCTTTCCCTCGTCGGGATGCTTGCGGCATGCGGCGGCGGTGGAAAGCCGGGCGGAGCCAACGGAGAAACGGCCGGTGCGGGGAGCGCATCGGGGGCGGGAGGAGACGGACAAATCAAGCTGCGCATGATGTGGTGGGGATCTCAAGAACGGCATGAAGCCACGCTGGCCGCACTGGAACTGTACACGAAAAACCATCCGAACATTACGTTTGAGCCGGAATATTCCGGGATGGACGGCTATTTGGACAAATTGTCGACACAGGCGGCCGCCAAAAACGCGCCGGACATCATCCAGCTGGACCCGGGCTGGGCTCCGGACTGGGCCGGACGCAATCAATTGTCACCGCTGGATTCGGTGGACGTTGCGAAGATCGATCCGAAGCTGCTGGCCGGGGGACAGAAGGACGGAACACAGTATGCCATGCCGCTTGGTTCCGTTGCTTTCGGGTTGATTTACGACAAAGCGGCGCTGGATAAGCTGGGCATCAAAAACCCGGAAAACGGTTGGACTTGGGACGATTTCTTTGCCTTAGCCAAAGAATTCAAAGGCAAGCTGCCCAGCGGCCAATATTTCACCAAGGATTACGCGGCCAACTATTTTATGTATTCGGCATACCAATACAGCAAAGGTAAAGGCACGGTCATTACGGATGACGGCAAATTCAATGTCGACCAGGAATCGTTCCTGGAGTGGACGAAGCGGTTCGAAGAACTCCGCAAGGAAGGGCTGGTTCCGCCGGCCGATGTGAATTCCTCGGATAAAGAATTCGATCCGCAAATGGACTTGATGGTGGCCGGAAAAATCCTGTTCCGCTACAGTTTCTCCAACAACTATGGCGCATGGGACAGTCTGAAGCCGGGCGCGTATGCGCTGGTGACGATGCCGCGGGCCGAAGAAGCGGGCGGATGGCTGAAGCCGTCGATGTATCTGGCCGTTTCGGAAAACTCCAAGTATAAGGAAGAAGCCGAGAAATTCATCGACTGGTTTGTGAATGATCCGGAAGCCGCCGCGATCCTGAAAACTTCGCGCGGGCTGCCGGTAAACAAGGACAACGCGACGGCGCTGGAAGAGAGTATGAGCGATGTTGACAAGGTCGGTATGGGGCTGCTGCGCGCCACGGAGCAGGACGGGCAGACCTGGACGGCCGGCCCGGGCGGCTGGACCAACTATATCGACAAGGATTGGCCGCTCGTTCACGATCAGCTGAGCTTTAACAAAATCACGCCGGAAGAAGCCTACAAACAGCTGAAGGAAGCTGCGCTGGCTTACGAGTGATACTGTACATGTTGGGCTAGCCCGGAACGAATTTTTGGTTCCGGGCCAGGCATGTTCCAGGAAAGGGAGGGTGCTATGGCTATACGGATTCGGGATGTGATCGGCAAATTGACGGAGGAAGGCGGGGCGCTTGGCGAGGAATCAGTCGACAGACTGGAAACGGGGAATTTCTTGGCCGAAGTCGAGGCGATAGCGACAGCGTTTATGGCGTCGCAGCAGGTGCTCGAGCGGGCGGTGGCCTTGGGGGTGAACCTGCTGATCACGCACGAAGGGTTGTTTTACAGCCATCGCCCGGGCAAGCAGCCAGCGGCTAATGACCCGGTCGTCCGGCAAAAACGGCGGCTGATCGAGGAGTCGGGGATTGCGGTTTACCGTTTCCATGACGGCATACACCGCTATGAGCCGGACGGGATAATGGCGGGGTTCGTGGAAGAGGCCGGCTGGGAAGCTTACGTCAAGGAATATCAACCCGCGGCAGCCATATTGGAGCTTCCCCCGACCCCGCTAGCCGATATCGCGCAGCATTTAAGAACCAAGCTGGAGGCGCCGTTTGTCCGCTTTGTCGGCGACGCCCGGACGGTGTGCTCGCGCGTCGGGCTGCTCGTAGGCTACCGGGGCGGCGGAGAGCTGGCGATTCCGCTGTTTGCCGAGCGCGGCGTGGACCTGGTCGTAGCCGGGGAAGGCCCGGAATGGGAGACGCCGGAATACGTGCGGGATGCGGCGCATCAGGGGCTGAACCGGGCGCTGCTCGTGCTGGGCCACGGTCCGAGCGAAGCCCCGGGCATGAAATACCTCGCCAAGCGTCTTCAGGCTGCTTTTCCGTCCGTGCCCGTGCATTTTTTGGCGGATCAGCCGCTTTTTCAAATCATAGGATAGGAGGAGTTTTACGTGAGTAACAATCCGGCGTTGTCGGAACCTACCGGTTATGAAGCGTGGCTCGGTTATCGCCGGGCAGCCTCGGGAAGCCGGGTTGAGGAATATGCCGCCTATACAAGCATTCTCGTTGAAGCCAAGGATGACATCCTGCAAAATGCCGCCGCCGAACTTGTCCGGGGGATGGAGGGGATCGCGGGCTCCGCGCCTCAGATTGCTGATGAAGCAGGAGATCAAGCTTCCATCGTGCTGGGCGTATTTGGACGCGGCGGCGCGGTGGACCAAGCGTTTGCGGACGCCGGGGATCTGCGCTTGGGCGCGGAAGGATATGCGATCCGCTCCGTTTCCGGCGGAAAGCGGATCGTCATTGGGGCGGAGGCGTCCGCCGGCGTATTGTACGGCGTGTTCCATTTGCTGCGGCTCATGGGCACAGGCGCCGCCATCGGCGGTCTGGATATCCGGGAGCGTCCCGCGGGGAGGCTGCGCATGATCAACCAGTGGGACAATATCGACGGCTCGATCGAACGCGGTTATGCCGGGGATTCGATCTTTTACGCGGGCGGCAAAATCACCTCGGATTTGGGGCGAATTCGCGATTACGCCAGGCTTCTGGCATCCGTCGGGGTGAACGCGCTAGCGATCAACAACGTAAATGTGCACCGTCTGGAAACGATGCTGATCACGGAGGCGTATCTGCCGGAGGTGGCCGGGCTTGCCGGGATCTTCCGCGGTTACGGGATCAAGCTGTTCCTCAGCGTCAATTACGCGGCGCCGCTGGAAATCGGCGGCCTGCCTACGGCGGACCCGTTGGATCCTGAGGTTCGGCGGTGGTGGCGTTACAGGGCGGCGGAGATTAACCGGTATATCCCCGATTTCGGCGGTTTTCTCGTCAAAGCCGACTCGGAGAACCGGCCCGGGCCGTTCACTTACGGCCGCGATCACGCGGACGGCGCCAATATGCTGGCCGAAGCGCTGGAGCCGTATGGAGGCGTTGTCATTTGGCGCTGCTTCGTGTACAACTGCAAGCAGGATTGGCGCGACCGGAAGACGGACCGGGCCAGGGCGGCGTACGATCATTTTGTGCCGCTGGACGGCCGTTTCCATGAAAACGTCATCCTGCAGGTGAAAAACGGGCCGATCGATTTTCAGGTGCGGGAGCCCGTGTCGCCGCTCCTCGGCGCAATGCCGGCCACGAACCAGATGATCGAGTTTCAGATTACCCAGGAATATACCGGACAGCAGCGGCATGTGTGCTATTTGGTGCCGCAATGGAAGGAAGTGCTGGAATTTGATACGTATTTCCAGGGGAAGGGCACGCCCGTGAGACGCATCGTCGACGGTTCGGCGCACGGGAACCGATATGGCGGCTTCGCGGCCGTGTCCAACATTGGGGACGACGCCAACTGGACCGGACATTTGCTGGCTCAGGCCAATCTGTACGGATACGGCCGGCTCGCCTGGAATCCGGAGCTGACTGCGGAGCAAATCGCCGAGGAGTGGATCCGCCTGACGTTTGGGGACGGCGAGCGTACGGTTCGGACGATTCTCGGCATCCTGCTTGATTCCCTTAATATTTACGAATCCTATACGGCGCCGCTCGGCATCGGGTTTATGGTCAATCCCGGCCATCATTACGGACCCAACGTCGACGGTTATGAGTATTCGCTGTGGGGGACGTACCATTTTGCCGATTGCCATGGGATTGGCGTGGACCGGACCAAAGCGACGGGAACGGGTTATACGGCCCAATACGCCGAGCCCAATTTTAGGCGTTACGAATCTTTGGAGAGCTGTCCGGATGAACTGCTGCTGTTTTTCCATCACGTTCCTTACACCCATGTCCTCCATTCCGGCAAAACGGTCATCCAGCACATCTACGACACGCATTTCGCTGGCGCGGAGCGCGCCGCCCGGCTGCAAGAAGCCTGGTCCAGCCTGGCCGGCCTGATCCCCGATTCGCTGTACAAGCAGGTTGCGGACCGGCTGGCGGAGCAGGCGGAACATGCTAAGGAATGGCGGGATCAGA from Paenibacillus macerans includes:
- a CDS encoding small, acid-soluble spore protein, alpha/beta type, yielding MVKRKGNGPAAEGANEADLKQFKAEVMRREGYPVDPQHPDDVKYEVAESLGVPLKEGDNGDLTSEEAGKIGGAIGGSMVREMIRLAKQKLSDSQR
- the glsA gene encoding glutaminase A; translated protein: MNELDRLEAYLSEWVETSRLESAKGTVATYIPELSKSPKHLLGIHLIDAGGRSVSVGDAQAPFTMQSISKVFTLILALMDHGEEAVFSKVGMEPTGDNFNSIMKLELVQPAIPFNPLINAGAIVVSSMIKGDGALNKSARILDFFRELAGNPALDYNLEVYRSEAATGHLNRSMAYFLLDKGTLGCDVEQVLEVYFRHCSIEVTCADLARMALVLAMDGTDPITGKELVPRRFVQIAKTFMVTCGMYNGSGEFAIGAGLPAKSGVSGGILSLVPGRWGIGVVGPALNPKGNSIAGVHLLERLSREFNWSIF
- a CDS encoding ABC transporter substrate-binding protein: MLKWKRLLVSLMALSLVGMLAACGGGGKPGGANGETAGAGSASGAGGDGQIKLRMMWWGSQERHEATLAALELYTKNHPNITFEPEYSGMDGYLDKLSTQAAAKNAPDIIQLDPGWAPDWAGRNQLSPLDSVDVAKIDPKLLAGGQKDGTQYAMPLGSVAFGLIYDKAALDKLGIKNPENGWTWDDFFALAKEFKGKLPSGQYFTKDYAANYFMYSAYQYSKGKGTVITDDGKFNVDQESFLEWTKRFEELRKEGLVPPADVNSSDKEFDPQMDLMVAGKILFRYSFSNNYGAWDSLKPGAYALVTMPRAEEAGGWLKPSMYLAVSENSKYKEEAEKFIDWFVNDPEAAAILKTSRGLPVNKDNATALEESMSDVDKVGMGLLRATEQDGQTWTAGPGGWTNYIDKDWPLVHDQLSFNKITPEEAYKQLKEAALAYE
- a CDS encoding alpha-glucuronidase family glycosyl hydrolase, giving the protein MSNNPALSEPTGYEAWLGYRRAASGSRVEEYAAYTSILVEAKDDILQNAAAELVRGMEGIAGSAPQIADEAGDQASIVLGVFGRGGAVDQAFADAGDLRLGAEGYAIRSVSGGKRIVIGAEASAGVLYGVFHLLRLMGTGAAIGGLDIRERPAGRLRMINQWDNIDGSIERGYAGDSIFYAGGKITSDLGRIRDYARLLASVGVNALAINNVNVHRLETMLITEAYLPEVAGLAGIFRGYGIKLFLSVNYAAPLEIGGLPTADPLDPEVRRWWRYRAAEINRYIPDFGGFLVKADSENRPGPFTYGRDHADGANMLAEALEPYGGVVIWRCFVYNCKQDWRDRKTDRARAAYDHFVPLDGRFHENVILQVKNGPIDFQVREPVSPLLGAMPATNQMIEFQITQEYTGQQRHVCYLVPQWKEVLEFDTYFQGKGTPVRRIVDGSAHGNRYGGFAAVSNIGDDANWTGHLLAQANLYGYGRLAWNPELTAEQIAEEWIRLTFGDGERTVRTILGILLDSLNIYESYTAPLGIGFMVNPGHHYGPNVDGYEYSLWGTYHFADCHGIGVDRTKATGTGYTAQYAEPNFRRYESLESCPDELLLFFHHVPYTHVLHSGKTVIQHIYDTHFAGAERAARLQEAWSSLAGLIPDSLYKQVADRLAEQAEHAKEWRDQINTYFYRKSGIPDERGRRIY
- a CDS encoding Nif3-like dinuclear metal center hexameric protein, producing MAIRIRDVIGKLTEEGGALGEESVDRLETGNFLAEVEAIATAFMASQQVLERAVALGVNLLITHEGLFYSHRPGKQPAANDPVVRQKRRLIEESGIAVYRFHDGIHRYEPDGIMAGFVEEAGWEAYVKEYQPAAAILELPPTPLADIAQHLRTKLEAPFVRFVGDARTVCSRVGLLVGYRGGGELAIPLFAERGVDLVVAGEGPEWETPEYVRDAAHQGLNRALLVLGHGPSEAPGMKYLAKRLQAAFPSVPVHFLADQPLFQIIG